In Colius striatus isolate bColStr4 chromosome 26, bColStr4.1.hap1, whole genome shotgun sequence, the genomic stretch GACAAGAACAGAAACAGCCTGGTCCAGGCGGACCTCGAGCAGGCAGTGCTCTCCTCCCTGAGCCGGATGGGGTGAGTGGTGCTGGAGGGCCTGTGCCTGGTGTCCCTGCCGACACGTTCCGAGCAGAGGATGATAGGCCCCAACTTCTAGTAAAAGCAGCTGACTTTGGGGCATTGATTTGGGACACTGCTAAAGCCAGCGTCCTCGCCCGTAGGACAGAGTCAGAGAGGAAGGTCACGGGAGCTCTTGGCCTTTCTTGGGTGCCACAGTCCCTGGCTCTTGCATGGTGGACGACGGCCCCTCCCCAGCATGGCGCGGCACTGGGGGTTGGtgtcctgcctttttttttttagacctGAGCCCCTGCGCAGGAGTGGTGGCCAGGGAGAAGGGAGGACGTAGGGCTGTGCTCTGTCGCCCGCTTGAGTGCCTGGAGGGCGCACAGGGAAATGGAGATCCCACTCCCATCTCCAGCTCAGCTTCCCTGCACTTGCATTTTGTTCCCATGAGCATCTTCTTCCATAATGAGCTGCCTCCCCTAAAAGGCACCTGAGCGTGATCAACCTGCGGCTGCAGATCCCTTGGAGTCTGGATCCCTTTATTCCCCTCCCAGGCTATTTAATGGGGTAGGGACTGCCTTGCCCTTCCCCCATGCCCAAAAGTTGTCGGTGGGTCTTCTGGAGTACTGCCACCACTGTGCCTAATTAGTAATCGCCCATTGAGTGGCACAAAACCCCCATGTCAGCGTTGGCATTTCCCCATcctctgtgcaggcagcagcctcagaagCGCAATGGAAACTGCAGTGGGGTTCAGAGATACCATCTCTCCCTTGGTGGGCGGGAGGGGGGCACGATTTTTCACTGTATCTAGTCTGCTGGTTAAAACACACCGATAATGACATGGTGTGCGCAGCCCACCGCACTGGGCATCGCAAGCTCTGTGGCAGCCACTCTCCTTTGTCTGGCAGTTGCTCACCAGCAACGCCAAACGCTGACTTTGGACGGTTTCGGTGGTTTCCGGTCAGAAGTGAGAAAATTGGgagagctgagaataaaaatgtCTTGTCTGGCAAGTGTCTTCTCACTAATCTTGGGGGTTGTCTATGCGTGTGTGTGTACTCTCCACAGCAACCGCTTGCTGCCAAGCACTTTGTGGTGGTGAGAGAGTGAAGAAATGTTTAGAAATGTGTAAAAAGTTGTAACATTCCAACTACCCTCCTTAAATACTGTCTTTGCCATCCGGGCTTCCAGCTTTAGCTGGAGGTGTGCAACGTGGCCAGGTGGCGGCTGGAAAACCGTATCGCTGGTGCCTCGGGAGCAGAGCGTAGGTAAAGGTCCTGGTCAAAGGTGTTTTGGTTTAGGTATTTGGCCAAATTGTGATTTTCATAGCTCCCCATCTGTCAAAATCCAGGAGCACCCAGCCCTTCTCCTGCGGCTCTCCATCAAGGAGCATCATTTGAAAAGGCATCGAGCTGCCAGTGTGCAGTGGCTGTGTTTGGGGTAGATGGTAGGTGGGGAGAAGGCTGAGGCAGAAGCTGAGCACCATAGGTCACAGCTTttgctcccagctctgcaaacTCTTGCTCCAGATGTGCTGGAGAAGGCTGTTTCTTTTCAGCACAGCTAGACAGTACGGTGGGCTCAAGGTGGGGGTTGCTGCCCTGCTGTGATGCTCCCTGTCAACCCATTCCTGCTGCACATCCAGCCCTTCCTTCTCTGGGCTCTTTGATGAATGCACCACGTCTGTTCTAATAGCCGggctctgctttgttttgcagtCTCCTCCCCGACTGTCGGCAAGCCCTACAAGTGCAACTACTGCGGCCGGAGCTACAAGCAACAGAGCACGCTGGAGGAGCACAAGGAGCGCTGCCACAATTACCTGCAGAGTCTGAACACTGAACCGCAGTCACTGGCCAGCCAGCAAGGTCAGTGCTGTGGGGGGCTGGAGCTCCGCTGCCACCCTGGCTCCTGGCATATAGTCAGGGGTCCTGGCGTTGGGGGAATGGCGTGGGGTTACTTTCCAGCCCCATCTCTGTCTGATGGGTTTGAGCTTCGGGAACCTCCCTCTCTATAGAAAAAGGGAGCTTTTGCGTGGCGGAGAGTGGGAGCCCCGGAGCTCTTGGTGCCCTGGGGATCGTGGGGTGAAAGGTGCTCTGCGTGTGTGTCGATTAATGCCGCAAACCTCTGCGAGTGCAAAATATTACCTCCCTGGTTCTTCCCCTCACCACCAGCTGAACTTGAAAGTCCCTTGATTCAAAACACACCCTTGGCCTGTATTTCTAGTGCAAGGACTGCCAAGAACGTTTTCCAGGAGTAACACGACAACACTGCGACACAGGCCATTTACCCCTGCGTGCAGGTGTCTGCAGCGGGCACCGCCTGGCTCGGAAGCACCTTCGGGCTCCTCTGAGGAGCCTGCACACAtaccccccacccctcccccccaaCCTTCACTGCTCCAGCAGAGAACCAAAGCTGGAGCCTTCCTGGCGGCTCGCCCTTTTAGAGACAGGCCTGGTGCTGCTAGAGCTGCCGGGGCTTACGGTGAGGTTCTCTGATTAAGGCTGCACAGACACTTTAACCAGATGATCCATTACCTGTGGGGCATAGGAATGGCGGAGCTGCCCTCACCAGCAGCGACATGGGGCAGGTCTCTCCAGGACAGGGGTGAGAGCCGGCAAGAAAAGCGAGGGCACTTCGATCTGTTGAAGCCAGCTCCTCTTCCCCAAAGTGGCAGGAGCGGGCCCAGCTCGATGAAGAAGGGAGGCGGACCGGCTGCCGGTGCTCCCCTGCGACCGATTCACCAACGGGGTAAGCTCTGGGCCTGGAGCAGGCAGCCCGGCAGCCTTTCCGCAGGTCTGTCCTGGTTAGCAGAGGGCAGGAGCGGCTCGCCTTGAGCGCTGGTCGCAGAGTCTCCAGCCTGGGTCACGGCGTGCCCATCCCTCTCGTCCTGTCCCGCGGTTGCTGGCTGAACCGGGTTTCCCTTGTCTTGCCAGGTGATGAGATGCGAGACCTGGAGATAGTGCCGGACTCTCTGCTTCACCCCTCATCCGATCGGCCAACATTTATTGACCGGCTGGCGAACAGCCTCACCAAACGGAAACGATCAACACCTCAGAAATTTGTGGGTAAGGGGATTTCACCCCTCCCTTGCTTCCTGGGCAGACAGGAGAgtgaagggagagagggagccCCAGGTCGCTGGAGCCAGGGCCCCTCCCGGGAGCTGAGACTCTGCCCTTGGGAACGCGGCTGGGGTTCGCACAGCGCCTTTCATTCTCACGATCCTGGGACGGGGCAGGTCTCGCAcgcagtgctggggagggagagaatATTGGGGACAAATGGGGGGGATGAATGTTCCCCCAGAGCAAGCCTGCCCATTCTGACCCCACACTCCTTCCTGGCAGGGGAGAAGCAGATGCGGTTCACCCTCTCAGACCTCCCCTTCGATGTGAACTCCAGCTTTGAGAAGGATGTGGAGATGGTCTCAGCCCACCACCCTCTCGACCCCTCCTACGGCAGCTCCCTATCCCTGATGGGGGGGGAGCATCTTCGTCCCCTCCGGCTGCCCCCCACAAACTGCATCTCGGAAGTCACGCCTGTCATCAGCTCCGTCTACACGCAGATCCAGCCACTGCCGGGCCGGCTGGAGATGCCGGGGAGCCGGGAAGCTGCCGAGGGGCACGAGGACGTGCCGGATGGGGTGCAGGTGATGTACCGGGGCCGGGAGCAGGGCGTATCGCCCACCAACGGCTGCCAGGACTCGACGGACACAGAGAGCAACCACGAAGAGCGGAGCTCACAGCTGCCGGTGGGGAACTGTGCAAGCAGCCGCCAGAGCCCAGCCTATGCCAAAGAGGACCCCAAGCTGCCAGAGGGACCCCCGGCCGCCCGCTCCACCCCCAGCTCCGCCAAAGAAGCCCTGCGGGTGGTCAACGAGGACGGGGAGCAGATCAGGGCCTTCAAGTGCGAGCACTGCCGCATCCTCTTCCTGGACCACGTCATGTTCACCATCCACATGGGCTGCCATGGCTTCAGAGACCCTTTTGAATGCAACATTTGTGGCTACCACAGCCAGGACCGGTACGAGTTCTCCTCCCACATAGTGCGGGGAGAGCACAAAGTCGGCTAAACTGCCACTTCTCTGCTCACCTTCCCagcctccccctctgcccttccTCCCCTCTCTTTGTCTCTAGTTAAGCCTCTCCACCCTTAGGGCATGGAActgttggtttttcttttatacaCCTTTGCACTGACTTTGgctacaaaaaatatttaaaaaaataataactaaaAAAACTACAAAGCGCCCCCGACGAGGGGAGCTCTTAACGATTTGCCTTTTTATAAATGgagttatttaaatattaacagACTTTTTTGTGCTTTCCCCCTCACCTTTCTCACCTCCCTCCGTTATTTATTAAGctttttaatttgtctttttataaCTCTTCCCGGCTTCCCCTTCACCACCAAAGTCTCACTGGAATTTTTGAGActgttctcctccctctcctcccagtCAGCTCTCGGCGAGGCGTAGGGCCACGTGCCAGCCCGGAGCTCTCAGCCCTGTCCTCGGTGTGAGCCTGGTGTTGCCCATCCCTGCTCCTCAGGTGAAGCAAACCTCAGATTCGGTGCTAAAAACCCCTGGGACTCCCCTCTCTGTCGGCTGCCAGCCTCCCTGCCTGAGAGAGGGCCACTGCATCTTAAGCTTTAATGAGTTGAAGAACACAAGGCCTCCTGCGTCTCCCCACCGGGCTGACAGTGCCAGGTCGGTGAAGCTGCTTTGTGCCCAGCTTCTCCTGCCTGTGGCATCGGAAGCTCCCTGAGCACGtggccctgggcagggggcaATGGGGgtccccatccctctgctcaAATGAAGGAAACGTGGAAGCCAGGAAGATGGTGAGTGTCTGAATGACAGCTCCATGATGCTGACTCGCATCTCCCCCCTCTTCCTCAGTACGGGCCAGTATCTCCAGCCCAGTCCGCTGCAGGGTCTGATCTCCACTGCCTGCAGATCTGGGCCCTATGCTCCCCTTGCCCCCACAGCCTTGGTGGACAGACCGCTCCCTCTGTCATTCCCGGGGCTCTGCGGGGTTGCCCCGTCATCCGGGATCACTCTCTTCTGTACGAAGGTGTCTGAACGCCAGAACTCTGCTCTCGGTCCCACTGGCATCGGGATCCCTCGGAGCCACTGTGTTCGGTGGCTCCAAAAGAGGGTGGGAAGATGGGGACATCATCTTCCCTCACCACTGAGTGACTGTCCTCTGAGTCCCATTCCCCTGGGGCAGGCACCGAGCGGCCCCAGGTGCGGGTTGTCAGGAGCAAGACACTGAGGCACAGGGCTCCCAGGCCCAAGGGGGGCAATCCGGAGCCCGGGACCACCGGGACTGAGTCCCCTGGCAAAAGGGATTTAGCAGAGGCAGTCAATAACCAAAAATTAAACGCGAGCATGGGGCCCAGCCCTGGCGGGGGCCACAGCAAAGCCCCCACTGCCTCGGTGCTTGCGGCTACCACCGCAGCCGGGACCCCCAGCCGCAGCCCCCCACCGGGGGGAGCCCCAATTCCTCCCCAGGCCCAGGATGCATAAAAGTCCCCTTGGCAGTGGCCGCTCCCGGGGGTCTCCTGAGGTTGAAACCAAAGGCTGTTCCTTTTTCTACAGACACAAACACAACCACCTCACGCGGCAGCAGCTCCTGTTGCCcatttcctttttggttttgttttgttctcctttcttgtttttctgtggaTGGTGTCTGCATATCGAGAGGGGacagctgagctggggctcAGCTCACCCCAGCAACTGCTGCCCATAACCGGCACTGGCAGAATTAGCTGGAGCCCCCCATAGCCCTCACTCCCAGCACCAAAACCGACCCAGAAAGGGGATTTTCACACCGAATGGAAACTCTGCAGTTTCGAACTGCTCTTggggttttattgttttgttcctttctatttttttcctgtaaaagaatctaaaacagaaatgtagGAATTTTGTAAAACTCTAGGTCGCTTTACTTGTGTAAATatctatattttttaatcagatGTATGAAGAACAAACAATGATGTGCAATACCCTGCCCCCCCGGCCCCTCCTCCCTTTCTGACGAGTTTTCATTTGTATATCGTTAATGGATTTGctgttgtctttgtttttcccttttttgtgaGGTTAGACTCGCTTTGGGACATCCCCTGCCTCTCTCTCCCCCTTCCTCTTCCGTGACCGCAGGAGCTTTTGTATCTGTAAGATATTGTAATTACCTATTTGTGTAACGAGATCTACTACTGTAAGTTTTGTACTGTACTGGCTGAAGGTCTGTTATAAATAAACCGGAGTAATTTAACGCCTCTCCCCCACCCATCGGTTCCCTTCTGTGGGGTGGAGGGGCAGCAAGGGCCCAGAGTTCCCCTTGAAGGGGCGGTGGCAAGCATAGGCAGGCCAGTGTGGACAGGACGCCGTTGACTCTCCAACGGGTAGGGTGGGGAGGACCCTGAGGTCTCCTCTGGGGCTTTTAGAGGGGCACACTCCGGGTCTTGGTATGAACATCGATGGATGGCAGGACGATGGGGCTCCCGCCCGTGTGGGGTGTGGCTTGGCGAGGGGCAGGACGGTGGGAAGCCTCGGAGTGGAGAGGGAGAACACTGGGGATCCCCTCTAGCGGGTCGGGGGGCCACACGGGGACACCTCGAGACGGGCAAGATCCGCACTGCGCGGGGGTCGAGGACGGGACACGAGGCCCGCCGCTCCCTTGAGCCCCTTTATCTCAGGACTACATCTCCCAGCGGCCTCCGCGGCTCGCGCGAAGGGAACTGACGACGTACGCGGCGCGCGCCGGTTATCTCACACCTCACGTCGCGCGCACCGGTCCGCCGACGCAAGAAAAAGTAGTCCCTTACCGCCGCGGCGCAGCACCTCCCCCGTCCTCCCCGATCTTTGCCTCGGTCCTCGCCGGTCCCGCTCCCGGACCTGGCCGCGCCGGCGAAGCCCCTTCGAGGCAGCCAGAGGGACCCAGCGGGTCTGGAGCGGCCACGGAGCGGCAGCGAAGGCGCTTCCGGGCGGAGGGCGGGTATATAAGGACGGCGGCGAAGGCCCTGGGCCCTCTTCCGCCGCCCCGGCAGCGAGATGGTGAGAGTGGCGTGGtcggggggacacggggggatGGTCTCGGGAATGCGTCTGGGCGGCAGCGGGGAGGCCATGTGGGGCAGAGGATGCTAGGGGACGTCTAGGAGGCACCAGGAGGCCAGGGTGGGGGAGTTAGGGGTATCTATGTTTGGGGGCGTGTTGAGAGAGACCGGTGGGGAGGGCCTACACGGGAATGGGGTTCCTACGGGGAGGTCATGGGGCGTATGCGTACAGGGGATGCTGGGTGGAACGGGACGTACGGGGCGTCTGTGGTGTAGAAGGGTCCAtgaggacagagcagagcagggaggaggctgtgaAAGCAGTGCTGTGGTGGGGAGGCGGGGCGGAGGTCTCGCAGGGGAAGCCGGCGCCTGTGCAGGGACCGGAAGGTTGGGGGGAGTTGAGGCTCATCTTCCTCCACCACCCCCTAGACgaagaagaggaggaacaaCGGTCGGGCCAAAAAAGGCCGCGGCCACGTCCAGCCTATCCGCTGCACCAACTGTGCCCGCTGCGTCCCCAAGGACAAAGCCATCAAGAAGTTTGTTATCCGTAACATCGTGGAGGCTGCGGCCGTCAGGGACATCTCAGAGGCCAGCGTCTTCGACTGTACGGTCCATGAGGGGCTTAGGGGAGGCATTGAGGGGACTTAAAAGGCATTGGAGTGGCCCATGATGAACTCTACTGCCTGTGTGAGTTCAAGGGGAAGGAGTGTGCTCTTGAGTGTTTTGGAGTGACCCCCgccttctctttgctttttgcaGCCTACGTCCTGCCCAAGCTGTACGTGAAGCTGCACTACTGCGTCAGCTGTGCCATCCACAGCAAGGTGGTGCGGAACCGCTCGCGGGAGGCCCGCAAGGACCGGACCCCACCGCCCCGTTTCAGGCCGGCCGTATGTAGCGGGGGGAGAGATGTGGGGGCTGGGGTTGCACCCCCCATTATGGCTGACTTCTCTTttccctgcagggtgctgcGCCCCGTCCGCCCCCCAAGCCCATGTGAGGAGACTCCGGCCCAATGCGCCACCAGGCGCTGACTTTAATAAAAGATCCTCTACCGAGCCTGGCTCCTGGCTCTGTGCCTCGATGCtgggggagggtgaggggggtgtgtGCATCCCTCTGGAGATGGGGGATGTTTGATGCTGGAGGTTCAGGTTGATCCCTCCTGGTGAGGGGAGTGAGGATGGCAAGGGGGCCCTGgggtcagcctggagaaggttgATGGATGAGAGGAGGTGTTGCCCTGAGGTGTAGGAGTGGAGTGTGTCTGCCACTGGAGCCTGTCCAGTCATGGGGGCAACACTTGGGGAATGGATGGAGGGACACTGGAGTGGGTCCCAGCCGCAGCGCAGGTTGAGGGGGCACCCATTGCCCACGTGTAGCAGCTTAGGGGGGAGTGGGGTTGGTGCTGTGCTCCAGGACCCCCTGCCTGACAACCTCCCTCTCAACCCATCCTGTGACAGCACCTGCCCTCTGCTGCTGAGCGGTGCCACCTACATGCACCAGGGCCTCTGGTGGGGCTGGGTAAAGCAGGGGGGCTGGAGTGGGCTGAGGGGGTCCGTGGGGCCCGGCCCTTATCCTGGGGGTTATTTGGAGGACTGCAGGGCCTGGCTTTTGGCGGGACTGTAGTGGTGCCGGATCCGACCTACCTGTGGTGCAGGTGAGCTGTATGTAAGAAGACCAGGCTTTGCCCCGTGGGTGGCAGGAAGAGACTGGCCCTTTGCCTTTGGGGGAGATGGCGGGGGCGCTGCGGTGGGGCCGAGCTTTGCTCCGGGAGCCGGGCTTCACCAGCGGGCGGGGAGGTGCAGGGGGGCCGGGCGGCTGCGGACGGGGCTGTGCGGGGGCGAATGTCCCGGGGCGTGGCGGGCTGGTCCCGGGCGGGACCGTCGtggggagtgggaggaggagCCGCCGTCgcgccccgtcccgtcccgccccggCGGCCTCGCGCCAGGTGCATTCCCCCCGCCGCGCCCGGGCACGCCGCAGCCGCCGGGCCCTGCGAACCGGCCCGCGGACGGCAGCCGCGATGAACCGGCCGCGGCCGATACTACTCCTGCTTGTGCTCCTCCGCGTCCCAGCGCCGGGCTGTGCGCAGGCAGGTGAGCACCGGTACCGGCAGCGCGCAGTGCACCGAGGGCTCGCGGAGGTCCCGGCGGGAGCGGGTCTGCGCGGCGGGGATGGGGAGCCGGGGCTGCCGGGGCACTCGGGGGATCCCGGGACGGGCGGCGGGACCTGGGAGCGCTCGGAGTTCCACTGGTGCAGGATCCCCGTCACGGTCTATAGCGGCTCCCGCGGCCTCTTCTCCTGGGGGAGCGTCCCGGGAGACCCTGCTGCAGTCCCCTGCGACACGACCGACGGACCCCGACGACCCTGGGGGGGACCAGGACCAGCAGAGACGCCTCACgcttgccccccccccccgccccgtgcAGCAGAGGCACCTGCACCCTATATAAATAGCTGGGACTATTttaggctgtggggctgggaccTACTGATGCCAGGGGGatctgcctggggcagggggagacCCCCAGGACTCCTCACAGGATCCTTGCTGACTCCAGGGAAGCAGGGAAAGCTCCCGGAAGGTCTGCGTTCGCctgtgatttgtttttcagCCCCAAAAGGGCTGGATGGGAAGGTGGGGCTGGCGTCACCCGCCGATGTGCTGGGACGCCCAGGTGTGGGGGTTGTGCTGGTGGAACATGAGTGTACACCAAACCCGTCACAAACCCGTCCCCTCAGCTGCGCCATGTGCTGTTGCTGGTGCCCCAGGCTGCCACATGCAGGGATCCAGCTCCTACGTGGGTCCTACTCTGGCACCTGCAGGTTCCCTATGCCGGAATCAGCCCTGCTCCCTGTCTCAGAGCCCCTTTTGTTCGGGGAAGGGATCTGGCCCTGTGGCTGAGGCTCTccggcacacacacagacccccTTTGTGCCACCCACGGGGCCAGGGGCAGGAGGTCGGGTCCGTGTCCATCCCTCTTCGGCTCCCCGGGCCCCCGCCCCAGTCCTGTGGTGCTATTCCTGGCGGAaggggccggggggggggggcacggTGGCACGCAGCAGATAGCAGGCGACGTGCCAGAGCTGCCAGCAAGGCCTTGCGCTGATAGTGTCCAGCCGCGATGGCGCCTGGGGGGGGCCCCGAGGCCCCCACCGTGCCACAGGCAGGTGCACCCCGAGGGCTGGACACCCGTGGACCCTCGTGCCTCGGTTTGCCAGCGGCTTATGCTCAGGGGGATcctgggctctggggagacccCTTCGAGTGGCCGTGCCCAAAAGGGCTGCTTGATCTCAGCCACAGGGCTTCCGCAGGGGCCGGGTCATACCCCCTGCAGCTTGAGGACCCCTCCCCCAAACAGGTCACAGCTGCCCCCAGCACTCCCTGCTATTTCTAGGAGGTCACAGCTCCTCCCTCTTTGGGCCCCGCCATGCCCATCCCCAGGGTGTCTGGGCTGGGGGCCATGCCCCAACGCAACTGGAACCTTTTTATAGCCCCTTCCCTATTAAAATAGCTctggtggggtgggggggggcgcaggctgtggctgggagCCGCGAGCTGGCTGCAAGTCCCTTCCTGTGTGTACACTGAGCTGCCTGTTCTCTGCAGCCATCCCCCCCCTCGAGGGGGCTTGGGaccttctctgtccctgcactggGGCCAGACAAAGATGCCATTTACCCACTCGTTCCCACCCCTGCCCTGGGGCCTGAGTCACATCTGCGCAGGGTCTGCACTTggtcgggggggggggggggggggggggggggggggggggagggcgggcgggggaggaggctgctctgccccaggggTTCTGgctcttctgctgctttcaggGGGTTCGGTCTCCCCCTGTCCTGCTCACCACAATCACCCCTTTGtgcagctgtggggagggggccaCATCCTGCCCACGCACAAAGAGGCCCTatcctccccagcacagggcgGCTGGGAAATCATTAACCCGGGGACCCTCTTGCCACCCACCACCCCCTCGAGCTGGGGGAACCAGGCCTCCCGACTCCCCGGCCCGGGGCATTGAGGTGGGATGGGCTGCAACAGCAGCCAGGTCCAAAGTCCGGGAGTCACAGGCGTGCCCTGTGGGGGCCATGCCCGAGGCATCCGCCTTGCGCAATGCTTGCCCGGCCGGTTTGGGCACAGTGCAGGGGAAGAGAGGGTGTGGGAGCACTCGTCACCTCCCTCCAATCCTCCCCACCCCTGCCTGCCCCCGCAGGGCACTGCCACCCCCACAGCGGGGACAGCGACAGTGTGGGGAACATGGGAGGTGAACAGGGATGCTATAGCGGCTGTGGACAAGGCATGGCCAGAACAGAAGGGACAGAGGCAAGACCATCAAAGAAGGGATGTGTCCACCATGGGGAAGCATAGTCATGGCTAACAAGGTGAAAACGTGGCCAGCTTGACCTGGCGAGGGACCCCAGGGGGACATGGCTGTGGCCATCAAGAGGGATACATGCCTAGCACAGGGGTGTGTGGCCACTGCAGAGGGATATGGCCAGTGTGAGGGGTACACAGCCACCACAGGGCGGGATATCACAGCCATGGGAGAGGACAGGGTGCTGTGCCCACAGTGTGTGCAGGGACGCTGAACGGGCTGAGCGTGACGGGGGACGCCCAGCACCAGTACCAGACGCTGCACAAGATGTACAACAACTGCGAGATTGTGATGGGGAACCTGGAGATTGTCCTCATCGACCACATGCAGGACCTCTCCTTCCTTCAGGTGAGATGGAGGGGACATGGGGGCTCGGGGGAAGTCCACGCCTGCCAGGCTGACACCTCTTGCTGCCCACAGACCATCCGGGAGGTGACGGGCTACATCCTGATCGCCATGAATGTCTTCGCCTCACTGCCACTTCAGAACCTGCGCGTCATCCGCGGGACCCAGTTCTACGAGGAGAAGTATGCACTCTTCGTCCTGCTCAACTACAACCCCAACACCACCCACGCCCTGCGCCAGCTTGGCCTCAACCAACTTACAGGTGAGCAGCACCGTTGAGATCCGCTTAGTCCTGGGATTAGTCCCAGGA encodes the following:
- the IKZF4 gene encoding zinc finger protein Eos isoform X4 — encoded protein: MDIEDCNGRSYISGSGDSSLEKEFSSAIVGPTVSTPNSQHSSPSRSLSANSIKVEMYSDEEASRLLSQDDRMLEKEDSVIVEDSLSEPLGYCDGTGQEPHSPGGIRLPNGKLKCDICGMVCIGPNVLMVHKRSHTGERPFHCNQCGASFTQKGNLLRHIKLHSGEKPFKCPFCNYACRRRDALTGHLRTHSVSSPTVGKPYKCNYCGRSYKQQSTLEEHKERCHNYLQSLNTEPQSLASQQGMAELPSPAATWGRSLQDRGESRQEKRGHFDLLKPAPLPQSGRSGPSSMKKGGGPAAGAPLRPIHQRGDEMRDLEIVPDSLLHPSSDRPTFIDRLANSLTKRKRSTPQKFVGEKQMRFTLSDLPFDVNSSFEKDVEMVSAHHPLDPSYGSSLSLMGGEHLRPLRLPPTNCISEVTPVISSVYTQIQPLPGRLEMPGSREAAEGHEDVPDGVQVMYRGREQGVSPTNGCQDSTDTESNHEERSSQLPVGNCASSRQSPAYAKEDPKLPEGPPAARSTPSSAKEALRVVNEDGEQIRAFKCEHCRILFLDHVMFTIHMGCHGFRDPFECNICGYHSQDRQLSARRRATCQPGALSPVLGVSLVLPIPAPQVKQTSDSVLKTPGTPLSVGCQPPCLREGHCILSFNELKNTRPPASPHRADSARSVKLLCAQLLLPVASEAP
- the IKZF4 gene encoding zinc finger protein Eos isoform X1 produces the protein MLVVLKEPGQNTLKMDIEDCNGRSYISGICSSWKVSGCVRPASDADMHAQPGLQRCFQGVGCDNTPGYLQQGSGDSSLEKEFSSAIVGPTVSTPNSQHSSPSRSLSANSIKVEMYSDEEASRLLSQDDRMLEKEDSVIVEDSLSEPLGYCDGTGQEPHSPGGIRLPNGKLKCDICGMVCIGPNVLMVHKRSHTGERPFHCNQCGASFTQKGNLLRHIKLHSGEKPFKCPFCNYACRRRDALTGHLRTHSVSSPTVGKPYKCNYCGRSYKQQSTLEEHKERCHNYLQSLNTEPQSLASQQGMAELPSPAATWGRSLQDRGESRQEKRGHFDLLKPAPLPQSGRSGPSSMKKGGGPAAGAPLRPIHQRGDEMRDLEIVPDSLLHPSSDRPTFIDRLANSLTKRKRSTPQKFVGEKQMRFTLSDLPFDVNSSFEKDVEMVSAHHPLDPSYGSSLSLMGGEHLRPLRLPPTNCISEVTPVISSVYTQIQPLPGRLEMPGSREAAEGHEDVPDGVQVMYRGREQGVSPTNGCQDSTDTESNHEERSSQLPVGNCASSRQSPAYAKEDPKLPEGPPAARSTPSSAKEALRVVNEDGEQIRAFKCEHCRILFLDHVMFTIHMGCHGFRDPFECNICGYHSQDRQLSARRRATCQPGALSPVLGVSLVLPIPAPQVKQTSDSVLKTPGTPLSVGCQPPCLREGHCILSFNELKNTRPPASPHRADSARSVKLLCAQLLLPVASEAP
- the IKZF4 gene encoding zinc finger protein Eos isoform X5, with product MLVVLKEPGQNTLKMDIEDCNGRSYISGICSSWKVSGCVRPASDADMHAQPGLQRCFQGVGCDNTPGYLQQGSGDSSLEKEFSSAIVGPTVSTPNSQHSSPSRSLSANSIKVEMYSDEEASRLLSQDDRMLEKEDSVIVEDSLSEPLGYCDGTGQEPHSPGGIRLPNGKLKCDICGMVCIGPNVLMVHKRSHTGERPFHCNQCGASFTQKGNLLRHIKLHSGEKPFKCPFCNYACRRRDALTGHLRTHSVSSPTVGKPYKCNYCGRSYKQQSTLEEHKERCHNYLQSLNTEPQSLASQQGDEMRDLEIVPDSLLHPSSDRPTFIDRLANSLTKRKRSTPQKFVGEKQMRFTLSDLPFDVNSSFEKDVEMVSAHHPLDPSYGSSLSLMGGEHLRPLRLPPTNCISEVTPVISSVYTQIQPLPGRLEMPGSREAAEGHEDVPDGVQVMYRGREQGVSPTNGCQDSTDTESNHEERSSQLPVGNCASSRQSPAYAKEDPKLPEGPPAARSTPSSAKEALRVVNEDGEQIRAFKCEHCRILFLDHVMFTIHMGCHGFRDPFECNICGYHSQDRQLSARRRATCQPGALSPVLGVSLVLPIPAPQVKQTSDSVLKTPGTPLSVGCQPPCLREGHCILSFNELKNTRPPASPHRADSARSVKLLCAQLLLPVASEAP
- the IKZF4 gene encoding zinc finger protein Eos isoform X6, yielding MTGTILLLPSLLSGVCASSLPANSIKVEMYSDEEASRLLSQDDRMLEKEDSVIVEDSLSEPLGYCDGTGQEPHSPGGIRLPNGKLKCDICGMVCIGPNVLMVHKRSHTGERPFHCNQCGASFTQKGNLLRHIKLHSGEKPFKCPFCNYACRRRDALTGHLRTHSVSSPTVGKPYKCNYCGRSYKQQSTLEEHKERCHNYLQSLNTEPQSLASQQGMAELPSPAATWGRSLQDRGESRQEKRGHFDLLKPAPLPQSGRSGPSSMKKGGGPAAGAPLRPIHQRGDEMRDLEIVPDSLLHPSSDRPTFIDRLANSLTKRKRSTPQKFVGEKQMRFTLSDLPFDVNSSFEKDVEMVSAHHPLDPSYGSSLSLMGGEHLRPLRLPPTNCISEVTPVISSVYTQIQPLPGRLEMPGSREAAEGHEDVPDGVQVMYRGREQGVSPTNGCQDSTDTESNHEERSSQLPVGNCASSRQSPAYAKEDPKLPEGPPAARSTPSSAKEALRVVNEDGEQIRAFKCEHCRILFLDHVMFTIHMGCHGFRDPFECNICGYHSQDRQLSARRRATCQPGALSPVLGVSLVLPIPAPQVKQTSDSVLKTPGTPLSVGCQPPCLREGHCILSFNELKNTRPPASPHRADSARSVKLLCAQLLLPVASEAP
- the IKZF4 gene encoding zinc finger protein Eos isoform X9, with translation MYSDEEASRLLSQDDRMLEKEDSVIVEDSLSEPLGYCDGTGQEPHSPGGIRLPNGKLKCDICGMVCIGPNVLMVHKRSHTGERPFHCNQCGASFTQKGNLLRHIKLHSGEKPFKCPFCNYACRRRDALTGHLRTHSVSSPTVGKPYKCNYCGRSYKQQSTLEEHKERCHNYLQSLNTEPQSLASQQGMAELPSPAATWGRSLQDRGESRQEKRGHFDLLKPAPLPQSGRSGPSSMKKGGGPAAGAPLRPIHQRGDEMRDLEIVPDSLLHPSSDRPTFIDRLANSLTKRKRSTPQKFVGEKQMRFTLSDLPFDVNSSFEKDVEMVSAHHPLDPSYGSSLSLMGGEHLRPLRLPPTNCISEVTPVISSVYTQIQPLPGRLEMPGSREAAEGHEDVPDGVQVMYRGREQGVSPTNGCQDSTDTESNHEERSSQLPVGNCASSRQSPAYAKEDPKLPEGPPAARSTPSSAKEALRVVNEDGEQIRAFKCEHCRILFLDHVMFTIHMGCHGFRDPFECNICGYHSQDRQLSARRRATCQPGALSPVLGVSLVLPIPAPQVKQTSDSVLKTPGTPLSVGCQPPCLREGHCILSFNELKNTRPPASPHRADSARSVKLLCAQLLLPVASEAP